TCCTTTTTTAACTGCATCAACTATTGGCTTTGCACCTTCTGCCTGAATTCCAGTCATTTTTGGGAGTTCATCAATAATTCCTGTTTCTCTAAACTCCTTAAATCCTTTCCATATAGCGGAGATGTTTCCTGCATTTCCTACTGGTAAAATTACTCTATCTGGAACTTCCCAGTTTAACTGGTCACAAATCTCAAATCCAATAGTTTTTTGCCCTTCCAATCTAAATGGGTTAACTGAATTGAGTAAATATAATAGTTTTTTCTCTGCAAGTTCCCTTATCATTTTCAAAGCATCATCAAAGTTCCCCTTAACTTGAATAACCTTTGTTCCATAGAACATTGCCTGAGCAAGTTTTCCCAATGCAACTTTTCCCTCAGGTAATAGAACAATACATTTTTTACCACTTCTTGCGGAATATGCTGCCAATGAAGCAGATGTGTTTCCAGTTGATGCACATCCTACAACTTTAACTCCAAGTTCGTTGGCCCTTGTTACACCAACAGTCATCCCTCTATCTTTAAAACTCCCAGTTGGGTTTGCTCCTTCATTTTTTACATACAACTCCTTCAATCCCAATTCTTTTGCAAGGTTGTCACATTTATATAAAGGGGTTCCTCCCTCGTGGAGTGTAACTATCTTTTTTGGATCTTTTACAGGCATGTATTCTAAGTATCTCCAAACTCCGATTTCTCTCTTTCTTAATGTTTCTTTTGATACTTTTTCCTTTATCGTTTCATAATCATAAACAATCTCTAACAAACCACCGCATTCACAAGTGTACGTTATGTCATCAACATCATATTCTTTCCCACATTTTATGCATTTTTGAATCATATTATCACCAATATTAAAAAGATACTTGCGGTTTACGTTTCTATGAAATTGTAACTCGATTATATATGCAAAGTTATATAAAATCTTTATCCTTATTGATTAAAAAATCAAATTCAACCCTACT
The window above is part of the Methanotorris formicicus Mc-S-70 genome. Proteins encoded here:
- the thrC gene encoding threonine synthase encodes the protein MIQKCIKCGKEYDVDDITYTCECGGLLEIVYDYETIKEKVSKETLRKREIGVWRYLEYMPVKDPKKIVTLHEGGTPLYKCDNLAKELGLKELYVKNEGANPTGSFKDRGMTVGVTRANELGVKVVGCASTGNTSASLAAYSARSGKKCIVLLPEGKVALGKLAQAMFYGTKVIQVKGNFDDALKMIRELAEKKLLYLLNSVNPFRLEGQKTIGFEICDQLNWEVPDRVILPVGNAGNISAIWKGFKEFRETGIIDELPKMTGIQAEGAKPIVDAVKKGAKEIIPEEHPETIATAIRIGNPVNAPKALDAIYSSGGTGESVTDEEITYAQKLLARTEGIFVEPASASSIAGLIKLLDNGVVDRDEKIVCITTGNGLKDPDAAIRASEEPIKIECDIEVLKKILREI